tccaaattggtacacttgacCCAAATTTATCCTCCGTTAAGATGTATACGTGTCAACGCACATGGTTTTCCAAGTcagatttgtcatttttttttttgttagattcGATGCTAATGGGATATTGGATGGAATGTcaatagaaagtaaatttgaGCTAGGGGTACCGGAACGAATCATTTGTGAGATTCAAATTAGTTTGCAGTAAATATGTAATTTaggtatcaatttgagattttttgaaagacaaaaattaatgaggtaagggtgcatttatttcaccgaaaatttcatgacaaggaaaatattttctatgcaAGGAAAATAGTTAGTTTTTCTATGCTTGGTTATTCAGGGAAAGTGGTTTCCTTCTTACGAGAAGAGGAAGTTATTTTCTCTCAATCTAAGTTTAGTGATTTTAGTCTACAAAAGACGTTTTCCATAGATTGATTAATTTTCAGTCCTCCAAACATTAGAAAgtcagaaaatgaattttcaaaaacagTTTTGTTTCAAACAAGCAGAGCCTAAACATGTTAGCGAGTATTGGTCTATGATTTTTCATctgaaaaatttaatttgaggtaaatacGCAATGAGAATATCAATTTCTAATAGTATtgaccctttcttttttgtcaaagcATGAGGTtaaataaggaagaagaaattggaagaaaattttggttttGAGCTCGTGTTTTAGCAATCACTCCAAGCATAGAGAGGAAATGCCTAGGAATttgctttttcatttcaaattacTGCATTGGCGTtcatatttgataaaataaCAATAAGTCAAGATGAATTAGTAATTTTATTactattgttttttatttacttgAACTTTATctattttctcctccttttttctcttcatccAAATAGGAGGgagtcatttttattttctgtctACCGTCAATCCTTATACAAATCATTCCTTCCGCTCTTTTTCTCCAAGACACGGAAGAAAATGACGTTCGATTCTATATTCTGAATAATCTTATTTGACCTCAATTatcataatctctctctctctctctctctctctctctaatattTTCTTAACCAAGTTCTTACggaaattcagaatttttttaagAGGTGTGATCTTATTTCACAAACTTAATTAGATCTCCTGAATGTTTTGGGTTGAAGGACGTTTAGCCTCTCCTTCAAGGATGTCCACACAAGTTTCACGATGAGAATTAATGGgtcattttctaattgtttTTATTACATCACTTGCACGCTTGCAAACAAGGCGCTTTACCTAACTAAGCTATAGCTGTCGTGTTTGTCATACATGTTTATAATATCTTCTTTCTAAAAgtcatttcctttttcatttttgggatatgttcagcagaagtcctaaaacttgttcagaaagtgcaattgagtctaaaatttacaaaaagttcaattaagtcctaaaacttgtcaagttagttcaattaagtcctaaaattaacaccgttagcttttccgttaaaaatgctgacgtgtcatttttaattattttttattttccacgtggatttttttaatgatttttattcatttaaaaaaaagaattaaaactaaaaattaaatttattcattttatctaaaaattaaaaagaaaagttataaaagttatttttaaaattgttttaaaaaaaaagtagcccTCTTCTCCCcgtcgccgccgcgccgccgcccatcgccggaggggtcGAGCGACGGTCATTGGCCCCGGGCGggggtggccggcgagggcgagggtcggcgaccgtcgcccgccccgggcgaggctcgccggccccgagcaagggccgacgaggcctcgcctggggcgggcgacggccgccggccccaagcgagggatgacgaccgtcgcccgcccgggcgaggctcgtcgggcgacggtcgctcggccccgggcgagggacggcgaccgtcgccgccacgggcgaggcctcgtcggccctcgccggggccggcgagcctcgccggatctcggcgagggccggcgagggccgacgaggcctcgcccaggGCGGGCaacggtcgccggtcgccggtgaGGGCCGGCCACCTCGCCCAGGGCCGGCaatggtcgccggcccctccaatgatgggcggcggcggaagtccaccgcccttttttttttttttttttgaacaattttgtttttttaaaaaatttagattttccttttttaaataaatttagattttcctttttagtttttaatctaatttttaaagattttgaataaaaataatttaaaaaaaaaaaaaagccatttgaaaataaaaatcatttaaaatatggcatcgcgccacgtcagcaatttccgttaactttcttaacggtgttaactttagaactcaattgaaccaatttgacaagttttaggacttgattgaactttttgtaagttttagaactcaattgcactttctggacaagttttaggacttctgctgaACATATCCCTTCATTTTTCTAAAGTTCTGATGAATGCGGGCCGTCAAATTCTCTACTGCTTGCTTCTCCAAGCCGGTGCAGATATTATGGTGTGAAATCCAAGAGACTCGATGTATCCTTAAATCTTCTCTTTAATGGGGTCATTGGGTCGCGGACCAACCATCTAACAGCAGCGCTTAAGAGCTCCCATCTCCAACCTTCCTCTTTCTTTAAGTTGTAAGcatgaaaatgataaaagtcATCACTTGACATTTCAAATACAAAACCTATTTAAGACTAAATATATCTATATCGAtctctcttttcaattttaattgttcaaccattttttttttatagtgtcACTTCTCTTGCGTGCAATGCAATTATCATATTATTTGGGCATCGCCCGGGTGCATGGAATGCCGCACGGGATGTCACCTCAACATCTTTATCACAATGTTCAATATTCCACTCGAGAAAGTTCTCGCATGAATGCCAACCCAAGTTACACGCATGATGGAAACTTGTAGATGGGGAAAGAGTAAGTAGGCACGAAAAAAGCAGGAAGACTAGTCTGAAATTTCCGCGAGCGTCTGAAGAATCTTCAAGAGTCGCCAAAATGGAATCTGACCAGCACGACGGAGTCCTACTTTTCCACCCTTTCTTTGGACTTAACTTAGATTCCTAGATTTAGCATTCAGTGAACTAGCCTACATAGATTCCCATGTGACTTTTCTctagtttttgatttttcttcctcGTATTTCACTCGTGCATGAATAAATGTATGACATTCTCCTTTCGCCTTAGTGAATGGGAACCCTCTCCCTAAGTCGCCTAGAATAAATTGAGAATCTTAAAGCCGCCTTCACTACAGGATtcatgctgttttttttttggactctaaaatgatttttaattaaatttggaaATAGAAAGAGGTGTAGACATCACCGGGTAAGATCAAATTTGACAGAAATTGAAACTTTCTCGAGATTGTGATCGGAGGACATAGTTAAGTCTTGCTCTTTAATAGTTTTGAAAGGACACCCGATTTTCCCAAAATTGGACCGTCCTATTGCTAGATATCACAAGATTTAACTACATCCGTTCACATAGATCTAGTTGTTAGCTTTTCAACACCTATTCAAGGAAGATatcacaatttttttgaaaaccgcCATCTGTTTGGCCCAATTAATGATATGCAATACAGAGACATTTTTGGAAATCGGAGACGTATTTTCAGAAATTCCGGTCACTATCTTTTCCTGGGCACAAAAATAACAATTGGATGGCTGACAGTAAAGTTACGAGTGGTCAAACTTTGGCCTATTTAtacttgctcaaaaaaaaaaaaaactttggccTATTTATAAAGATGcaatacaattgaaaaaaaaaaaactgaactaATTACCATTGGCAACGTGTGGGCCAACTGATGACTGCCAGGTGGACGTCGCAACACCATGCAGGCGTTGGGCGGGCCAGGGCTCGCACACTGCATTGCTTAGCCCAAGCCTAGCTCTGCATTTGGCCACATGTGTGCGTGTGGCCAAGTGCGCAtttgataacgtttctgttcaaaaattgttccggggaacataaataggaaaaaaatgtttctgttacggggaacaatttttaaataaaaaaacgcatttggtaaacttgttccgggaataaaaaatgaacaggaacacgtttggtaaattttattctttttttgtttcttttaattttttaatatttttattttatttttcattttttcctttcttttttattttttcttctttcggccgtCGCCGACCTTCGGTGACCGGCCGACATGGTCGgtagcctcgcccggccacggcgaggctcggcctcgccggggccggcgacgctccggcgaggtcgccaacctcgacggcgtcgccgcccttgacggccggtcgccggccatggctgaggccgatgaccggccaaagaaaaaagaagaaaaaaagaagaagaaaagagaagagagagaagaagaagcgtttcttcaaaattgtttctagaacaagaaacaacttttttttgtttctcatttctgttctttttgtgttccaggggaacaaaaaaacaaaaaagtgttcgAAAACGTAAACGAGGAataaaaacatgcaggccctcATTTGCCTTGCCGTGTTGCAGAGCATAGGCACGATTTACATTTTGTGAATTCAATCTTCAAGGAGGTGATTGAATGGCTAAGAGCTTAATTAAGATGCGACATACCTTGTGTCCTAATTACTATGTTAATTTTGACAGGCACATAGTGAGCACTCATTTGAGTCTTACTCAATGCTCATAACTATTTGTAAGCTACCATCACGATTAGTTGAGTTAAGAGGTTGTGATCCCTCACCCCCatccaatccaaaaaaaaaaaaaaaaaaacaaaaacaaaagatttggAGGTTGGGTGGTAAGTTGCCACTCAAGTTAACTAGATGGTAATAATCCATTGATTGGTGGCTAAAACACTATTGTGAAAGAGGGGAAGGTTTTTTTTATCcacttttacttgttcaaaataacatttaattagaaatttgtcGCATGCCATTAGCTGCGTTGAGTAGCTAGACACCTCTTTTTTCACGTGATTTGTCTTCATATTTCATCAACCTCGATCTTTTACCATGCACTATATACATTGCAATTCACCAACACACATTTTTCAATGGAAAAACCTCTTCAATTTCCATCATTATTCGTGTTGAATTAGAATGCCTTCGTTTCTTGTATTATCTATATCACGGAAAGTAATCTGACCTAATCAATTAACTtaacgacaaaaaaaaataaaaataaagaaaagaaaactatatCCATTACCTTACATTAAATTtttgtctttgacaaaaaaaaaaaaaaaaaaaaaagaactgccGTCAAATAACAATCCTACTACaaacttcttcgagcaatgtaACCAAATGTTTCAATATAGTATGTGGCACTCGGTCAATAGAGAAATggaaatcattcataaaaaagCTCCTTTTTCTCGAAAAGTAGACAGCATTTGTGTTACTTTGTTGACAGGTAactttagggcgcgtttggtaacatttatgtttaaaaattgttgcgaaacgagaaatagaaaaaaaaagtgttttgtttcggagaacaatttttgaacaaaaaaaacgcgtttggtaaacttgtttgggaataaaaataaacagaaatacgtttggtaaatttgtataatttttttatttcttttattttttaatattttttctattttctttcttattttcttatttctttttcctttttttttttttttcctttttttttttttttttcttttggccggtcgtcggcctcggccatggcggcgaccggccgacgagggttggcagcctcgcccggcccacggcaaggctcgccgggccacgccggcgacgccgactgGCGATggcccggcaaggccgagcctcgttggCCGTTGGGCGAGCttagcctcgccaaatccgggcgagatcgagctcgctcagcccgacctcgcccggtgggcggcgaggctcggcccacCGGCCACCGCCAGAGCCGACTTGGCGGTGGCCCAGCGACGCCGAGCTTCGCCGGCCGCTGGGCGAgctcagcctcgccggatctcgggtgAGATCGATCTCGCCCAGCTCGGCGCGAGGTCgggctcgccttggccgggcgagctcgaccttgccctgggcgatggccggcgaggctcggcctcacggGCCACCGCCGGGAGCCGActtggcggtggctcggcgatgcgagcctcgccggcccgccgggcgaggtcgggctcgctggatccgggcgagcttGAGCGCCGCCCGGCCcaaggcgagctcgagcttcgccaagggccggcgacgctccggcgagtaCGTCGGCCCCGACGGCGTCGCcgccctcgacggcgtcgctgGGCCCCCGACGGCCGCCGCCGGCCCAGCCGgcaccggccaaagaaaaaaagaaagaaaaaagaagaagaaaaaaagaaaaagaaatgtgtttCTAAAATGCttttaaacaagaaacaacttttttttttttgtttttgttttcattgagatgtgtttcgggaacaaaaacaattttggaacaaaacgcaccaaaacgcgtttgttcattttttgttcccaggaacaaaaaaaaacagaaaagttgtttaaaaacaaaaaaaaagaaacgaaaacaaacGGGCCCTAGCAGTCTTAAATTGAAGTACGTTATGAACTCTCGATATTCTGGACCTGGCAACCGGAAAATTCCGTGGGAAAATTCTCTTACAAAAAATCGTGGAGGGAGATAAAACGCAtgtgcgttttttttttcttttgaaaatcaaagaattcaaaaataaatataccgTAAATTTGAAAATCTGTCCCATGGTCTTCACCCTAGACTCCTCTCCACCCTAGGTTGGGGTAATAGGCCGCAATTCATATCTTAAGCTGTTTTAAGAGTCGCTACCAATTATTTATTGGTCAATTGGGAACCTAACACCCATGTTTTAGGAAATCATTATTCACCTAGTGCTAAAACTAGGGAAGCGTTATTAACCCCTTGTCGCCCGTTTGATACAACATTCCTTGGTTAAGTTCTATCATGCAACATCAaagaatttcctaatttataTGTACACTTGGTTTTTTCGGTTTTGAAAATATAGGGATTTCATCGCCTACCCTAAATTGAAATTGCCACATAATAGATTAGATGATAACTTGACTCTGTCATGCTGTATGTGATTGGtgtcatttagaaaaaaaaatgcagggaAGGCTCGTTCAATGGATGAATCCAATCTGTATTAATCAGACAGCGAAGCGATATTTATACAAAATCGGATAGATCAAGTCCAAAAACCATGTACAACCTATACACCTCGTGCATATTTAACAGCGGGACGGATCCAGTCCAACATGTTTAATAGACGACACAGCtcgtataaaaaaaattcaagcatcAAAGCAGCAGGGAAGAATCTAGACATCACACCTCGCGCATATCAAAACAGCGGGGATGAATTTAATCCCATCAAAGCAGCATAAAATCAAACAAGCATAAACCCAATGTCAAATCTATATACTACGTAGGCACACTAATAGTTAATAGGGACAAATCCAATCTCAAGAATCCAATGCCACATCTCAATTGAGCATCGAATATGAATGACCAAAtaattgttgattttatttctgGTAAAATAATCATATCCTACACTCGTAACCTTTCTTTTACTATCTTATTTTCACTCTCAtatttgactttgactttgctTCTTTATAGAGCGTGGGAATCGAACCTCGTATATGGAACTAAACATTTTCATCCTACCCAATTCTTTACCATTGAGTTGTGTGACAGTGAATAAACCCTAAACCTTTAATAACAGCACATTTTGTCGGATATATTGATGGTGGTGCGGTACAAGGAGGAAGGGATGGAGGGAGTGGTAAAGGGAGAAAAGGGCAGAGGCAACTACcccaattaaacaaaaaaaaaaaaaaaaaagttgcttcctctatttattttgtaaaaaatgagtaacttgaaaaatattttctttaaaatattcgCTTGTATTAagttacaaaaatgaatgaatgaaaaatattttcattatccatgAGAATATTTAAACATTAGTTATTGTTAgtaattgaatattttttattgactaattattttaagtgatacaaGCGATATgatttagaatatattttcttattactCATTTTCTATTGCCAATCCTCGTTAgtttcaccaaaaaagaaaagaaaagaaaaaggtaaaaaaaaagaaaaataaaacaatcgaaaaaatTATTAGATGTGCATATTAATACTGATCATTCCACGTAGGACGGTTGGTATTCAAGTCAGCAATTTCAcgtcaaaattggctgaatgaaACActtaattgacataattgaaatgtttaatattGAATATACAAAAATGTAGGTTTAGACACAAGGCCGGCATGCAGAGGAGTAGTGCAACTCTAGGACGATTTGGCGACCATAAGAGACGATGACCACCGCTGCCCAATCACGAGAGGAACGGAGAAACAAAGACTGCAATGTCCTCTGCGGCcatagtaattttttaatatgtaCAGATTGACAAGAACCAATCCAACCGGGTAAGCGTCTGACCATCGTGACGAGTGCGGATTAGCTATAAATTGAAGCAATATGCATTGGCCTAATAGAATTATGTTACTCATTCGAGTCCGACATCTTGTATCATGGTCCTTTACGTAGTAATGCTCCTCCCGAAAGTAAGCAGGGGAGACAAACTTGACGGGTTTGGACTAAAAGTCGTTCTCTCCATATTAACAGCGGAATCAATCAATGGCCTTAAAAGGGTGTGCTCTGAATCTATTGAAATTGCCCATTGTGGTTGCTCTGAAACTTTACGTAATCCAATCAAGGGCGCAATCTTTTTCAGATACGATCTGATCTTTCGCAAGAGGTCGCGAGGTTTGCAATGCCCGCGAGTCGTTTGGCCAACAGAGTGATATTGAAAAGCCCTGTCAATTTCTTGATTGGAAAAAGCTCCCTTAAACCGGAAAAAACGCCCATCACACAATATGCCCATCCACTGTTGCTTTTGACTCCGAGAGTTGCGTAGGGAATGGGCTCCTTTTTAATCTTCCAATTTATATTAAAAGAGCGTATGGGAATTGAACACCTTTATAGAGTTTGACAATCTCTACGTCCTAGACACATCGAGGCTCCACAAATTTGCACTTCCTAATTACTCCAAAAGAACGCGTAAATATAGTAATTGATCGTTCTTTTTTCTAGTGTTGAAGTATTGTCTCATTTCGCTTAACAACGGATCCTAACTTAttcatgtagttttttttttgtcgatcctACTCTATTCTTATTCtaactttcattttcaaatttttgcttcgctttttttttttctgcggGGTGTGGTCAGAAAAAACCCATACTTGAAACTATATCATCCCCACTCCAATTCCTCTGAGatggtggggattcgaaccccccacctccctcttccatgttggaagggtggtcaTTTTTTTACCAGGTTTTAAGTAAAACTATCTTAGATGATACAAAGTTCTACCATTAATTCTAGGTAATTATACTTTTCTTtaattaaccaaattaaaaagaaaaaaaaaatcatccctGCTCCGCACCTTTGGATCCCTATAAATGCACCCTGCGTTCAGATCCTCTTGCAGGCCTTATGATTTAAACATAAGTCTAAagtcctccctctctctctctcccccaatgGCTTTCCGGAATGCACTAGTAAGGCGCTTCTTCGACGGTTACAGAGCAGCGTCGCCGGCGGTGACTCTGGAGAACTCTCCGGGCCCCTTTCCCTCACTTCAGGCCCTGACTTCCCTAGTTCCCGCCAAAACCGGCTTCTGCCGCGAGTTCCTGACCTCGCCGGAATCCACTGACAGAGGAATTCTGCGGCGGGCGCCGAACCGGTCTTCCAGAGCGCTGCCGGAGCTTCTATCCCTCCCCACCGGCGACAAGCTGAGGGAGAAGCTCCGAGGCGACGGAGTCGCCGTAGATCTCCGCCTGCCCGAAGGGCCCTCACCaacgtcggcggcggcggcggccagaGGCGAGGCGTACGGGCTGACCGTTCGGGATGCGAGGAAGATCCTGAGGTTTTATCAGGTGGAGAAGGTGAAGGCGAGGCTGAGGGGGATGCCGGAGAGCTCGATTTCGTATGGCGAGTTCGTGAGGATCTGCGTGGAGGAGTGCAAGGAGGAAGGTCGAGGGATGGAGGTGGCGAAGACGATGGACGAGTCCGGGAACGTCATCGTCTTCGGAAACGTGGTTCTTCTCAGCCCGGAGCAGGTAAGTCCAGGCAATTTTTTACGGTGTTCAACGTCCAATTTCATTGCCCTTTTTGAACTGAAGGTTTCACAAAATTTTTCATCCCTTCTTCCTCAATCATGTGCATCCATCATCTGATGTGACCCTCAACtttttccaatgaattccaATTTGTTGCAGGTGGCCGAGTCGATGCAGAGCCTGATCTCCGGATCCATACCCGTCCCAAACGACCCGAGGCGAGAGGAGCTGCAGCAGATGGAGGCCCGAAAGGCCGCGATCGACGTGAGGGCCCGGGGGCAGGTCCGGGCCGAGCTTTACTGCGGGCTGGGCTTGACGATGGTCCAGACCCTCGCGTTCATGAGGCTCACGTTCTGGGAGCTGAGCTGGGACGTGATGGAGCCCATTTGCTTCTTCGCCGCGTCGCTCCACTTCGTGGCCGCGTACGCCTTCTTCCTCAGGACGTCCCGCGAGCCATCCTTCGAAGGTTTCTTCAGGCGCCGGTTCGAGACGAAGCAGCAGAAGCTCTTCGAGGCCTGCGGCTTTGACGTCCAAAGGTATCGCGAGCTTAGGGCGTGGTTCGGGCCTAAGACTTCGGGTAACATTAGCCCAATAGGTTACTGAATTCGACGAGTCTAAGGCCCAAGGGGGGAGAATTGGAGAACTGGGCCACCCGAAAAAATGAGTTGTACAGGGAAGGGGAGAGTGTGTACTTTCATAGTCTGCAAATTGTTCAGTGAGCTGATGGCCTCTAATTAGGTTACTTTTGCTCATGTTGTAAATATTAGAGCGTCATCTTAATACATGACAGTGCGACGCATTGATCGTCGtcatgcatttattttaattttgcaaacgagattatttatttttctcaagaagATCACCCCTCTTTTTGTCCAATGTGATTGTGAGAAAGCGAGGGTTCGATGGTACAGGCCAAAATGGttggaaacgtttctaagaaacgtttccGGCACAACGTCTGAATTGAAAAAGTttaacagaaacgcgtttggttgcgttttgttccttttttttgaataggaacagaaaaaagaaaacaaaaaaagtcgtttcttttgaaaagtaaCACTTCTTCgatggaacaaaagaacaaaaaccaaaggaacaaaagaacaaaatcggaacaaaggcgaactcttctccttcgtgcgtgCTCGTCGCTCCTCTCGTCGGCTGAAGCTTCGTTCTTCCTTTTCCGGCGCTCCGGCAATTGAGAAAGTCTCGAGTACGGTTGCACCGCCCCCTTCGCCTCCTCCGGCCTGCTAGTTCCGGTTTCACCCATTTCATGATTCGACGTGATCGTGCTATAATTTGCATTGATTTTTTGGGTTGGGGTGTTGCAATGGTGATTGGCAAAAGCGGCCAAGTCCTCGCTCAAGTCCACCACTCCCAACGGAGGGATGGATTCTCGCGTCTTTCGTTTTTCGATTGCACAGCTATTTGCACAGGTCTCGGGGATGGAATTTTCGGGTTTTCATCTGGCACCAAAGCAGACAGCTTGTTGAAAATGTCCGTCTCCGAATTCATCATTTTGCCATTGCTTGGCAGTTCCATGTGGCTTCGGTTGCTTGCGATGTGTTATTTGCTCAATGTATTTTCCTTGTGAATTTGGGCAAAGGAGGGAAAGGGAGATAAGACTGGCAGGGCTGCCAAAAAAGTTCCGCTCCCAAAGAACAGCCTCCTCTGGAGCTCAGGTTGAGCAGGGTAGGTGTTTAGCTATagtgctccttttttttttttagcggcGCAGATTGAATATCTTACTTATGGGTTGCTTCAACCGCTGACTGTCGGGTATAACTACACGTGTGGAGCTTCGCTTGAATTGGTTTGTTTTAGGTATGAAAATCCAAATGAGATCAGTAATTggcctaaatttttttatttgaaaaatttgggTTCAAGCGAGATGGGCTTGGCAAGAAGGTGGCAAGAAGGCATTTAATACGAATGGAGAGACAGATGCTTACAAATTACGTCTACCTTTAGCAGTTAATAAACTTACCCAATCATTGACTCATGCTTGTAAGCATAGGTCTGCATGTTGGCAACCTCTATGATTGTTTCGTTTCTGACTTACTAGAGTATACAGATTGGACTTCAGCAGGTTCATTTTGGACTGTGGAGTCGTGGTTTTTCTCTTCTGGCCAAAGAGCAGAGTTgtattgaatttttcaatttattgggCATATTGGTGATGATGCTACGTGTGAATAATACTTTACCTTTTCGTCAATTTAAAGGTTTGGTTTAGACTAGTTACTGTGTTGGGTATGCT
The window above is part of the Eucalyptus grandis isolate ANBG69807.140 chromosome 6, ASM1654582v1, whole genome shotgun sequence genome. Proteins encoded here:
- the LOC104416788 gene encoding calcium uniporter protein 4, mitochondrial, yielding MAFRNALVRRFFDGYRAASPAVTLENSPGPFPSLQALTSLVPAKTGFCREFLTSPESTDRGILRRAPNRSSRALPELLSLPTGDKLREKLRGDGVAVDLRLPEGPSPTSAAAAARGEAYGLTVRDARKILRFYQVEKVKARLRGMPESSISYGEFVRICVEECKEEGRGMEVAKTMDESGNVIVFGNVVLLSPEQVAESMQSLISGSIPVPNDPRREELQQMEARKAAIDVRARGQVRAELYCGLGLTMVQTLAFMRLTFWELSWDVMEPICFFAASLHFVAAYAFFLRTSREPSFEGFFRRRFETKQQKLFEACGFDVQRYRELRAWFGPKTSGNISPIGY